Within Hirundo rustica isolate bHirRus1 chromosome 12, bHirRus1.pri.v3, whole genome shotgun sequence, the genomic segment TTGGAATAGTAGATCTATTACACTTCTTCTATTCAGCATACACTCACAGCAGTACTACATTACCTTTTCCCAAACTGCTTCCTCTCCCCCTGACAGAATTCAGTTCTTTGTCCTCGCAGCCCAGCAGCCGATGCCGTGCCCTTCATCCTGCCCTGGCTGTAAGAGATttgagccagcacagccccagcccccagagctgccaggaacAGCTTCTGTTTACCTGCACTTCCACTGACTCCAATCCCCACAGGTCCACCAAGCCAGATTACCTCTCCAGCACACTGTATTGGCTGAGAAGGTTCCAGGCAGACCTTAGAGCACCATCCAATGCCTAAAGGCATTCCAAGAGTGGCAGAGGGATTTTGGACAAGGCCCTGGGGTGATAAGGACAcaagggaatggcttcacaaaGACCAGGGTTAGATTGGATACCAGAAAGAAACAACACTGAGGACCAGCACAAGCTCTCCATCACCCAGGTTGCAGCCAGGACAAACCCCTAATGCTCCAGAGAGACAGGGCCTGGAGGGTGGTAGAACAAACAGAGCCCCAAAAACCTCACCATGGATCGAAAACAAGCACAAGGTAAAATACAAGGAATCTATTCTAGCTGCTGAAACAaactataaataaaaacaaggggaaaaaaactaacaaaaagaGTCCTTGTTCTTCCTCAGACCCATTTGAGGATCCCATATTGAAATACAGAGGCTCATTTCCCAatccaaaatgaaataaaatcactcctctcctgctccataAAAATGTATAAAGTTCCTAGTTTGAAGATGTTTCATAACTGCACTGTTTTGATAGGTAAACTCATGACCCTCCTAAAGTCTCCTAATTCCAAAATTTAAGCCCTATTTCCACTTAATTAAGAAGCCACTTCATGTCAGTTATTTTGGCCTCTATCCTGATAGAAAGAAACAAGGACACTTTAAGCCATCACTTCTGTGCACAGCTAAGTGACTTTAGTGGGCAATGAGGGTAAGTTTCAAAAAGCCAATAATCTTCCTAAAGTATACTGATATTGAGTAATTCTGGAAAGCATTATGGACTGgcttaatatattaatattgaTCTTAATAACCATATATGGAGAGATAACAAGATCTAGAAATGTGCAAAACCACCTCTCCTAATAAACACACGATGTACTCTCACTGGCAATCAGTGTCCTAATTACTGCTCACCTGCTGTGACCTTTCCTGAATCAGGCGCTCCTCCTCCCCACACTGCCTGTCTCTCCTCGTCAGGCTTATCACTTGCACCTGATGAGCTGCAAGAAAATTCTGATTAGGCGCTGCCCCACCAGGCTGCCTCAAGAGCCGCCTGTGCAAGAGAGCCCAGGGAGCTACATGGAAGCTCTCCTGCTGAAGCACGGGGCTGTGTGACTTTGCCTCTCCCTTCTTTCACTGGAATGATAGCCCAGGATACACGGAGTTACACGTAAAGCCACACGAGAAGTTATCAGCAGGCGtgtgctcctctcccagcttcAAGGCGATTTCAGTTATAAACTCAGTGTTGGGGATTGTGGGAGGTCGTTAACAGCACAAACTATGAGGGCTTTTGgaacagaatattctgagttggaaaagACCAACCCCTAGCCCCAGAACAGGACAACCACAAGAATTGCCCTAAGTCCCTGAACAAAAGGTAACAGGCCCAGTGACTAAGATATTAAACTGGAACTAAACATCAACcaaaacacacatacacacaaaaacaaacaaacaaacaaaaaacaaacaaaaaaaccccccacttTCTGCAAAAACACCCAACCAAGCACACACATTGCTGCCATTTTGAGCTCTCAGCTGTCCCACCTCAAAGCATCCAGTCCTTGTACCTCACAGGGTGTACCCAGAGCCACCCGTGATGGTCGTCCCCGTCAAGGCACCGAGCCCGTCCCTGCCGCTCCCACCCCTCACGGGACACCCATCCCACGCGGCTCCTCTGCCCCGCCGACTCCACGCTACTCGGGGGCCTCAGCGACCCCTCAGCCGCACCTTCCGCTGCCCCACACCGGCCCGCCACAGCCGGGAGACGGGTGGAGTGTGCAGCCCGGGCCCCGCCCGCCCAGTGGTGCGAGGATCTACCCCTTTCCAAGATGGCGCCCGCAGCAGCCGTCAGGGAGCGCTCGCGAGGCCCTTTCCCGTAACAAAGATGGCAGCGAGGGGGGGCGGGGACCCGGGCCGCGCGCCGGCCCTCCGCCGCCTGCTCCCAATCAGCGGCCGCCAACTCTCTCGTGGAGGCGGTGGCGCGGCCAATGGGAGCGGAGAGCGTGGCggccgggcggggagcgggccaatggggcggcggcgggggcagccggcgcggggcggcggtgccgggggtGCCGGTGCGGCGGGCTCTGCCGGGCGAGGCGGGATGCGGGCGGCCCACGGGCTTTGCGCGGCgctggccctgctcctgctgccggCCGGCGGCCGAGCGCTGCGCGACGGGGACTGCGAGGGTGAGTGCGGACGGGTCCGGCCCGCGGGCACGGCGGGGGGAGGCCGCTCCTCGCCGTCGTCTCCCGCGGTCTGGCCCGTCCGCCGGGCTGTGGGGTCGGGACGCGGAGCAGCCTTGGCGCTGTGGCAGCCGCGAGCGACAGCTcggccgccggggccgggccgggccgggccggcgggaGCGCTGCCTCCAGCGGCAGGAAAAGTCTCCCAAGTCCGGCCAGGTGCAGGCGGGCCGGGCTGGGCGCCCCTCGCAGGCGACCGGTGCTGGGCCGGTGCTCGGGGACGTCCGGTGCTCGCGAGTGTCCGGTGCCGGGGCGATGCGCCGGGCGGCGCGCGGTGCGAGGGGCGGGGCTTCCAGCCGTGCCCCGCTCCGGGGACGGGATCTCCCTCCCGACGGTACTGCGCTCTGCCGGGAAGTTGCCGGTCCCTCTCCACGGGCTTAGCGGTGGAGTCTCCACGGGAAAGAGAAGCGACGACTCCGAGAGACCGGACCGTCTCCAGGCCTGGAGATCAGCCCTGTGGCAGCTCGGCGGGGCGGAGCTTCCGGCCGGCTGTTCCGGCCGGGTGACGGTGACCAGGGCAGGGTTACTCACCCGGACCTCGCCGGGACTCCCCCTTTAGTCATCACAGTATTACGTTCATGGAGTGCTCGGAGTCCTCTCAGTGCGCTCAGCCAGGAGCCGTGAGCACCTGATCAAATCAAGTCTCGCCCTTTGTGTACCACGAAATACAAACGCCTCGGAGGTGGAACCTGTTGAGCTGCACAGCAAATTAAGCTGCTCCTGTGCAGTGAACTGAACAGATTCCCCAAGTGAAGCAAAAAGAACTTAGGTGGGGCTCTCACTGGTTGAGAGTTTGGGATAGTAATATCCCTCCTCTATGGTAAGACAGAGTGAGGGGAGGGAACCCCGTAAATCAAAacttccagctgctgtcacagcacTAGGCTGGAAACGTGTTTCTGTCCTACGGTGGCTGTCAGTGTCGCTGCCTGCAGCAAGTTCTTTCTTCCCAAGATTTTCAGCTTGCAAGAGCTTAAAGTGGCCATCAGTGTCTGTGACTGGCGATAGACTGGTGGGAGGTAAATAAGGGTGCTGTATGcatacaaaaatgttttccaaaatggCCCACGTTATAATTAGTTCTAGTTTTAATATAATGAGAGTGCATTTCTACTCAGTCTGTGATGGCCATACTCCCATTTCCTGTCCTGCCCAATTACTGTGCCAATGCATTGTGTTCTGAGTTGAACACAAACTGCTAATGACAATATTTGTCAGTCCCTTCCTGCTGGGGTAAACACACCCCATAAGAGACATAACTCATGCCTGTTCCTTAGGGGCAGAACAGATCCTGGCACTCATCTTGCATGGGAAGGTGTGAGAATCCCCAGGTGCTGAGCAGGAATTGGGGGAGCTGCAGAGTGCTCGCTCCGGGTGATGCTGATATCCACAGATGAGCAGCAGGATGACCAAAATCTGACACTCAGGGTGTCCCTCAGTCCTCCCAAGGCTGCCTGCCCTCCTTGCCAGCCACACATGGGGCTACTGCACTTTGGAGCACGTGTGGAACGACTGCTGCCAAGGGAAGGAGCAATGACCAAGTTGTGCAGCCCTTCCCATGGGCAGCAACCTGGATCTGTCCTCTCAACTGCAGCTGCACTTGTGGGAGTTGCGATATGTCTAAGAGTCTTCCCTCCTTCCATCTGAAACCGCATCAGAAGCTTGTGGAAATGAAAGAAGGACAAAGGTGCCATGTGTACATAGCATGGgatcacatttctttttctcttggaagTAATTTCAGCTGAAGCAGCCTGGTAATCAGTGATACCCTGTTACTGAAGTCAGCACATGGGGAGTCTCAGAGGATTATGTACAGAGTTGGTTTTCTGTCAGCACTGGGTTTGACTCCTGTGTTCTTACAAGTTGcttcccaaagcagcaggacaacttaaatatacatttttttcatggGTGTGGTTTTGTATCCATCATATGATCCTGTGCTCACTCGGGACAATGTACAGACCCCTGGACACTTCCATGGATCTCATTTCTCAGATTGTCACAAACCCACCAAAAGTACCAGGGCACGTTGTTGATTCACGTGTGCTCTGAATGACTTTCGGAACCATGGGTGAAGTTCAGAAAAGTTCTGTTATCCAACCCCCCAATTCCATTTCCCTACAAATGTCCTCTAAGAGCTGCCATGAGATTACTGCTCTGGCTGATAACTCCATCTGTCTTTCCTTCCAGTGTGTGTCACATTCCTGGGAAGGTTCTACCAGAGTCTAAAGGACAATGACGTTGAATTCACACCTTCCAGTATTGAAAAGGAGCTCTTGAAATCCTGCAAAGAAGCAAAGGGCAAAGAGAACCGCCTGGTAAGTAGTGGGGGGTCAGTAATATTTGCCTCCTGCAAATGAGGGGAAACTGAGTTTGTACGATGTGGCTTCCCAGGGGCTGTTTTTGCTGCCTCCATGGCTACAGTTGGTCCTGTATTTTTTGTAGGAGAGGACTTGAGGAGTTCAATctctttacttaaaaaaaaaaaaaaaaaggaaaaaaaaccaccaccctctCAACAGGGATTGGACTGGCTGGTATTTCACTGTTATTGAAGCACTGGAGATTACAAAGCTTTTGTTTGCTGTAGGGCTTCCCTGTCCCTTAAATGGTATTTGGGGTGCTATATaatctgttaaaatatttatactcTTTGGCTGTTTAGCTGAAAGCTAAATAAAGGACAACCAAATTGCCCTAACTAAAACCAGAGGCAAATTGTGAATGCAGAGGCCCAAGGAAAAGGCCCTGAACTCTCCTCAGAGAATACAGGGATACCATCTGACAAACTGAGGGGGAACACTTCAGAGAGGCTCTTTGAATGAAGACTGTCCAATTTTTATAAAGTTAAGAAACAAGACCACCAGCCTCAGCAGCTGTAAAATCAGTGGAATGGAAAACACCTGCTCAGTATTCTGGGCTCAGTTAGGTTCCTTTCGCCCAGCTCTGGCAGTCCCCTGTAACAATAAACATCCAGCTGCAAAATCAGatgaggacagggacagagaacTGCTTTTAGAAGCTTTTTTCCCATGCATGCCCACTTcgcttttttcttccctctagTGCTATTACGTTGGGGCCACAAGTGATGCCGCCACCAAAATCATTAACGAGGTATCAAAGCCCATGAGTCACCACATCCCTGTGGAAAAGATCTGTGAGAAGCTAAAGAAGAAAGACAGTCAGATCTGTGAACTAAAATACGGTGAGTTGCCTGCACAAGAGGAAATGCCCGTGATTTGTTGGGGTGTGGATCACTGAGGGTGAAGCAACATCCTAAAACTATTCAGTCCTGAGTTCTGTAGCCTAGTTAGGTTGCACAACCTCAGTT encodes:
- the MANF gene encoding mesencephalic astrocyte-derived neurotrophic factor, giving the protein MRAAHGLCAALALLLLPAGGRALRDGDCEVCVTFLGRFYQSLKDNDVEFTPSSIEKELLKSCKEAKGKENRLCYYVGATSDAATKIINEVSKPMSHHIPVEKICEKLKKKDSQICELKYDKQIDLSTTDLRKLRVKELRRILDDWGEVCKGCAEKSDFIRRIHELMPKYAPRAAGARTDL